From Arthrobacter sp. FW306-2-2C-D06B, a single genomic window includes:
- a CDS encoding glycosyltransferase: MQPMVLILGTADWNQAIATNQHYMAREIAAEFPILFSESLGLRRPELTRRDIDRMIRRLDPRSRSEFAERPVPAGMEVVRPVVVPVHSGVTKLLNRALLRRFYSSWISYPGPRILWTYSPVTYGFDEIADATIYHCVDLLAEFPQISTQLVNDGENALARTADLAIGSSGAVYEHLNNRGFSKVVHWPNVADVSLIRSEFKSGEGRRPGRAVFAGNFSEKKVDFELLRQLLHEGVELHLAGPIAEGGGKADALVKELVQQGAEYHGHLSLVDLAKLYWTASVGLIPYEINSYTRGVNPLKTFEYLAAGLHVVSTAIPAVNKVEGHVSVASNRQSFVRNVLARTSLPSAGEIAERHELADRNSWTLRGVQARNVLGEMNSAGGT; the protein is encoded by the coding sequence ATGCAGCCGATGGTGCTAATCCTTGGAACCGCTGACTGGAACCAAGCCATCGCGACGAACCAGCACTACATGGCTCGCGAAATCGCTGCAGAATTTCCTATCCTGTTTAGCGAGTCTCTCGGCCTCCGTCGTCCCGAGCTAACTCGCCGAGACATAGATCGAATGATCCGACGGCTCGATCCGCGGTCTAGAAGCGAATTTGCCGAGCGACCTGTCCCTGCTGGAATGGAGGTGGTGCGTCCCGTCGTTGTGCCCGTTCACTCGGGCGTTACCAAGCTTCTGAATCGTGCACTATTGCGCCGATTTTACAGTTCTTGGATTTCTTACCCTGGCCCCAGGATTCTTTGGACGTATTCCCCTGTAACCTACGGATTCGACGAAATCGCCGACGCAACTATCTACCACTGTGTCGACTTATTGGCGGAGTTTCCGCAGATCTCCACGCAATTGGTCAACGATGGTGAAAACGCCCTCGCCCGTACCGCGGATCTCGCTATCGGCAGCAGCGGTGCGGTCTATGAGCACCTCAACAACCGTGGTTTTTCAAAGGTTGTTCACTGGCCGAACGTGGCTGACGTGTCATTGATACGGAGTGAATTCAAGAGCGGCGAGGGGCGTCGTCCTGGACGTGCAGTCTTCGCAGGCAACTTTAGCGAGAAAAAGGTTGATTTCGAGCTACTCCGCCAACTGCTCCATGAGGGCGTGGAACTGCATTTAGCTGGTCCCATTGCTGAAGGTGGAGGAAAGGCAGACGCCCTCGTGAAAGAGCTTGTACAACAAGGGGCTGAGTATCATGGTCACCTTAGCTTGGTTGATTTGGCGAAACTCTATTGGACAGCTTCAGTAGGGCTGATTCCGTACGAGATTAACTCCTACACGAGAGGGGTCAATCCATTGAAGACATTCGAATACCTCGCGGCCGGTCTTCATGTAGTTTCAACCGCGATACCCGCGGTAAACAAGGTGGAGGGACACGTCAGCGTCGCGTCGAATAGGCAGAGCTTCGTCCGAAACGTATTGGCGCGGACCTCGCTTCCATCAGCTGGAGAAATCGCGGAACGTCATGAACTGGCGGACAGGAACAGCTGGACGCTCCGCGGGGTTCAAGCTCGAAATGTTCTAGGAGAAATGAACTCAGCGGGTGGAACCTAA
- a CDS encoding glycosyltransferase, with product MPGLIVHEWIEQHGGAEQVLTKLADYLPLADILCLWNDDPKRFRERHVTESILARTPFRNHKAAALPIMPFVWRKVDTEPYDWAMISTHLFAHHVRLSGGSKTSMKFAYVHTPARYIWAPELDSRGRSLPVRMLSVPLRRLDASRAKELTKVAANSQFVSRRIETTWERESTVIYPPVSVERIKSVERWRDHLNVAEEKVFDGLPDEFVLGASRLVMYKMLDHVIRVGKRAQLPVVIVGDGPDLPRLKTIANEEKIECYFVGSVSDRLLYSLFQSCSVYVFPPVEDFGIIPVEAMAAGAPVIANRRGGASESVVHGVTGALTSFSSNSEIDEALRLAAKCRTSDSLQRAEDFSEARFRRELGSWAPEVFGTSSVGK from the coding sequence ATGCCAGGACTAATCGTGCACGAGTGGATAGAACAGCATGGGGGTGCCGAGCAGGTTCTAACGAAACTCGCTGACTACCTCCCGTTGGCGGATATATTATGCCTTTGGAATGATGATCCCAAACGTTTTCGAGAACGACACGTTACGGAATCGATTCTCGCGCGAACTCCGTTTCGCAACCATAAAGCTGCGGCACTTCCGATCATGCCGTTTGTGTGGCGCAAGGTTGACACCGAACCCTATGACTGGGCGATGATAAGCACTCACCTCTTCGCGCACCACGTCAGACTTTCAGGTGGTTCGAAGACCTCGATGAAATTTGCTTACGTGCACACTCCCGCAAGATACATCTGGGCACCTGAGTTAGATAGCAGAGGCCGTTCCCTTCCCGTGCGGATGCTCTCCGTCCCGCTGAGGCGACTTGACGCCTCACGTGCGAAGGAACTCACAAAAGTGGCGGCAAACAGCCAGTTCGTGAGTCGTCGCATTGAAACGACCTGGGAGCGCGAATCGACGGTTATCTATCCGCCTGTTTCCGTTGAACGAATCAAGTCAGTGGAGCGATGGCGGGATCATTTGAATGTGGCCGAGGAGAAAGTCTTCGACGGCCTTCCTGACGAGTTCGTTCTTGGCGCATCCAGGCTGGTGATGTACAAAATGCTTGATCATGTCATTCGAGTCGGGAAACGAGCCCAATTGCCGGTTGTGATAGTCGGTGACGGGCCCGATCTCCCCAGACTAAAGACTATAGCGAACGAGGAGAAGATTGAATGCTACTTCGTCGGAAGCGTTTCGGACCGGCTACTTTATAGTCTTTTTCAAAGTTGTTCTGTCTACGTTTTTCCGCCCGTAGAAGATTTTGGGATTATCCCGGTGGAAGCCATGGCGGCGGGTGCGCCCGTGATCGCGAATCGGAGAGGTGGCGCCTCAGAAAGCGTTGTTCACGGTGTTACTGGAGCCCTCACGAGTTTTTCATCAAATTCAGAGATTGACGAGGCACTCAGGTTGGCCGCGAAATGTCGCACCAGTGACTCTCTCCAAAGGGCCGAGGATTTCAGCGAAGCGCGCTTCCGCCGTGAACTTGGAAGCTGGGCACCCGAAGTGTTTGGAACATCTTCCGTTGGGAAGTAA
- a CDS encoding O-antigen ligase family protein: MKTANVRTASFAVAMVVGVGLCGALGATDTGRVVLLALAGTALLIWQPTIVLVLILLITQEIKPATGFSGMTVFGSEFYFSLLAKIPIIGILVAAAAFVAILKRGKALIRIKKFQLTFFLALLLAFGVAVSGLATGMDITSALGQVSRPFIIFMLAWIVGASYSSDVKALRSTAIAGGVAVVILAATGLPSALAAAAGGRLVYYDTATAAAAAAVLLAILRSERLTKGRVAIAACAAVVLLVSFRRSVIISLIVILVLMIFVNKQYHVMVKRVVVWGGCFILLGLIAFPSLLSTFADRLLVSYSTLNGVGEDVSTTGHLDDIAIGLQYALEQPNGYGPQSQQLTGFFVQSGSLYVHNELLLDWLRFGLIGLLAVIVLFYSMTRDSIGLFRMDQSLVPTAVSAGSFFVPIFVISSLSAPFLTTTSRWPAILGLAAGIMADYKSAEIHTSPGATE, translated from the coding sequence TTGAAGACAGCGAACGTTAGGACCGCTTCGTTCGCCGTTGCCATGGTGGTTGGGGTGGGCCTTTGTGGCGCCTTGGGTGCTACGGACACAGGCAGAGTTGTGTTGCTCGCGCTAGCAGGAACGGCCTTACTTATTTGGCAGCCAACGATCGTTCTTGTTCTCATTCTTTTGATTACCCAAGAAATCAAGCCGGCCACCGGATTTTCCGGGATGACCGTTTTTGGTTCTGAGTTCTATTTTTCGCTCCTTGCTAAGATTCCTATTATCGGAATTTTGGTTGCCGCGGCGGCATTCGTTGCCATCTTAAAACGCGGAAAAGCGTTGATTAGAATAAAGAAATTTCAATTGACGTTCTTTCTCGCCCTCCTTTTGGCATTCGGCGTAGCGGTGTCAGGGCTAGCGACGGGCATGGATATCACGTCCGCCCTAGGGCAAGTTTCCCGTCCATTTATTATTTTTATGCTCGCGTGGATTGTAGGGGCTTCCTACAGTTCCGACGTGAAAGCCTTGCGATCGACTGCGATCGCGGGCGGGGTGGCCGTAGTTATCCTTGCGGCGACTGGACTACCTTCCGCGCTAGCGGCGGCCGCGGGGGGACGGCTTGTTTACTATGACACGGCCACCGCCGCCGCCGCCGCCGCCGTCCTGCTGGCTATTTTGCGATCTGAACGCCTAACCAAAGGACGCGTAGCTATTGCCGCCTGCGCGGCTGTTGTCCTTCTCGTTTCATTTCGCCGATCGGTGATAATTAGCTTAATTGTCATTTTGGTTCTAATGATCTTCGTAAATAAGCAATACCACGTCATGGTGAAACGGGTGGTGGTGTGGGGTGGATGTTTTATCCTTCTCGGGCTTATCGCATTTCCGAGCCTCCTGTCGACTTTTGCGGACCGTTTGCTTGTCAGCTACTCGACGTTGAATGGTGTCGGTGAGGACGTTTCAACCACGGGCCATTTAGATGATATTGCGATCGGACTGCAATATGCGCTAGAGCAGCCAAACGGATATGGACCGCAGAGTCAACAATTAACTGGATTTTTTGTTCAATCCGGATCGCTATATGTTCACAATGAGCTCTTGCTTGACTGGCTACGATTCGGACTTATTGGACTTCTTGCTGTGATCGTTCTATTTTATTCAATGACTCGTGATTCTATCGGACTGTTCCGCATGGACCAATCGTTAGTTCCAACTGCTGTTTCCGCGGGGTCATTTTTCGTGCCTATCTTTGTCATATCCTCGCTGTCAGCTCCCTTTCTAACAACAACGAGTCGTTGGCCGGCAATTCTGGGTCTAGCCGCCGGCATTATGGCGGACTACAAGTCCGCAGAGATCCATACGTCGCCGGGTGCGACAGAATGA
- a CDS encoding sugar transferase has translation MDALVILWAVSGAYIIRFGFDSGFTVSGQDSSYVWLSIFLAVTWWLMLEAWSTRLSRILGSGPDEYKRVAAASLWLFGFVAIFSYVFRMDTARGYVGIALPAGLIGLLLARWLLRQHLSVHRQRGRRMSRLILLGGPSAIAHLAATLVREKHAGYMPVAAYTPGDSSYSNELTSVGLPVLGHEPETQAILEAIERCQADAVAISAGVQLHPRTLRQLGWELAERNVGLILAPALTDVAGPRIHTQQVAGLPLIHVTTPTLEAGQRVAKRLFDVAVSACLIVLFSPLLAVLALMVKLDSPGPILFRQERVGFEGAPFRMLKFRSMVLDAEARLAELAHQNEGNGLLFKLRDDPRLTRTGGFLRRYSLDELPQLFNVLSGSMSLVGPRPPLPKEVAAYEQDVRRRLLVKPGVTGLWQVSGRSNLSWQDSIRLDLYYVENWSLAGDLIILLRTARAVITGHGAY, from the coding sequence GTGGACGCCCTTGTTATTTTGTGGGCGGTAAGTGGCGCATACATCATCCGGTTCGGGTTCGACTCGGGCTTCACGGTTTCCGGACAGGATTCCAGCTATGTTTGGCTGTCGATCTTCCTTGCGGTTACTTGGTGGCTCATGCTTGAAGCCTGGAGCACCCGTCTTAGCCGGATCCTGGGCTCAGGGCCTGACGAGTACAAGCGAGTTGCGGCAGCGTCCCTTTGGCTGTTCGGATTTGTAGCTATCTTCTCCTACGTCTTTCGCATGGATACAGCACGAGGCTACGTAGGAATCGCCCTCCCGGCAGGCCTTATCGGGCTGCTCTTGGCTCGCTGGCTCCTACGCCAGCACCTGAGCGTCCACAGACAGCGAGGGCGGCGGATGTCCCGGCTCATTTTGCTTGGTGGTCCCAGCGCGATCGCTCATCTGGCGGCGACCTTGGTCCGGGAAAAACACGCCGGCTACATGCCCGTTGCCGCCTACACCCCGGGGGATTCATCCTACTCGAACGAACTCACCAGCGTTGGACTTCCCGTGCTTGGCCATGAACCGGAAACGCAGGCTATTCTTGAGGCGATCGAGCGATGCCAGGCCGATGCAGTGGCGATCTCAGCCGGAGTCCAACTGCACCCGCGGACCCTCCGCCAGCTCGGGTGGGAATTGGCCGAAAGGAACGTAGGGCTCATTTTGGCCCCAGCGCTCACGGATGTCGCGGGACCACGTATCCACACCCAACAGGTCGCAGGACTCCCCCTCATTCACGTCACGACTCCAACTCTCGAAGCCGGTCAGCGCGTCGCCAAACGACTGTTCGACGTTGCAGTATCGGCTTGCCTAATTGTCTTGTTTTCCCCGCTTTTGGCTGTGCTCGCCCTCATGGTGAAGCTCGACAGTCCTGGTCCCATCCTCTTCCGTCAAGAACGCGTGGGGTTTGAGGGTGCCCCCTTCAGGATGCTCAAGTTCCGCTCTATGGTGTTAGACGCAGAGGCGAGGCTCGCTGAGCTGGCCCACCAGAACGAAGGGAACGGTCTGCTCTTCAAGCTCCGGGACGATCCACGTCTAACTCGCACGGGAGGCTTCCTTCGCAGGTACAGCCTGGATGAGCTTCCGCAGCTGTTCAATGTTCTGTCTGGCTCCATGAGTCTGGTGGGTCCACGCCCGCCATTGCCGAAGGAAGTAGCGGCGTATGAACAAGATGTGCGACGACGACTTCTGGTCAAACCAGGAGTTACGGGGCTCTGGCAAGTCAGCGGAAGATCGAATCTTTCCTGGCAAGACTCCATCCGTCTGGACCTCTACTACGTGGAAAACTGGTCTCTGGCCGGTGACCTGATTATTTTGCTCCGCACCGCCAGAGCTGTCATCACTGGACATGGAGCCTACTAA
- a CDS encoding UDP-glucose dehydrogenase family protein, which yields MRISVIGCGYLGAVHAACMAQLGHEVVGIDVDELKISTLSAARAPFFEPDLDELLRDVQETGRLAFTTDMSAAAGSNVHFICVGTPQKKGENGADLRYVDAAVDALLPHVRPGDIVVGKSTVPVGTASRLADVLLEKEPTAHLVWNPEFLREGHAVKDTLSPDRLVYGVADGSEDHAAVSVLDEVYASPLSGGTPRLVTDHPTAELVKAAANSFLATKISFINAMAEVCEAAGADVTRLADAIGLDDRIGRKFLNAGIGFGGGCLPKDIRAFMARAGELGADQALTFLREVDSINMRRRTRVVELTRELCGGSLLGQRITVLGAAFKPESDDVRDSPALSIAAQLQLQGAVVTVTDPKALENAAKRFPELQYEPDLETAMAGADTLLLLTEWQQYKELDPFEVSSGVAGLRILDGRNVLDAAKWRAAGWQYRGLGRP from the coding sequence ATGCGAATTTCAGTCATCGGCTGCGGCTATCTCGGCGCTGTCCACGCTGCCTGCATGGCCCAGCTCGGCCACGAGGTCGTTGGCATCGACGTGGACGAGCTGAAGATCAGCACGCTCTCCGCTGCCCGTGCCCCATTCTTCGAACCAGACTTGGACGAGCTCCTGAGGGACGTCCAGGAGACCGGTCGACTGGCATTTACAACTGACATGTCAGCAGCGGCTGGTAGCAACGTCCATTTCATTTGCGTCGGAACGCCCCAAAAGAAGGGTGAAAACGGTGCAGACCTCCGCTACGTTGATGCCGCTGTGGACGCGTTGCTGCCGCACGTCCGGCCAGGCGATATTGTGGTTGGAAAGTCCACAGTCCCGGTAGGGACCGCTTCCCGACTGGCTGACGTCCTGCTCGAAAAAGAACCCACCGCCCATCTCGTGTGGAATCCCGAGTTCCTTCGCGAAGGTCATGCCGTCAAAGACACTCTTTCCCCGGACCGCTTGGTGTACGGCGTGGCGGATGGTTCAGAAGATCACGCCGCCGTCTCCGTGTTGGACGAGGTCTATGCATCTCCCCTTTCCGGGGGAACCCCTCGATTGGTCACCGACCACCCGACCGCGGAACTTGTCAAAGCCGCCGCCAACTCCTTCCTCGCCACCAAAATCTCCTTCATCAATGCCATGGCTGAGGTCTGCGAAGCAGCTGGGGCTGACGTCACCCGACTGGCCGACGCAATCGGACTTGATGACAGGATCGGGCGAAAGTTTCTCAACGCCGGCATTGGTTTTGGTGGAGGCTGCCTGCCTAAGGACATCAGAGCCTTTATGGCCAGGGCTGGCGAGCTCGGAGCCGACCAAGCTTTGACCTTCCTGCGGGAAGTGGATTCCATCAACATGCGCCGACGTACGCGGGTTGTAGAGCTAACCCGCGAACTTTGCGGTGGAAGCCTCTTGGGCCAGCGCATCACGGTGCTCGGTGCTGCCTTCAAACCGGAAAGCGACGATGTCCGGGACTCACCGGCGCTCAGCATCGCTGCGCAGCTCCAACTCCAAGGAGCCGTAGTGACAGTCACAGATCCGAAAGCACTTGAGAACGCGGCGAAACGCTTTCCTGAACTGCAGTACGAGCCCGATCTGGAAACAGCGATGGCAGGTGCCGATACACTTCTCCTGCTCACCGAATGGCAGCAATACAAGGAGCTCGACCCATTTGAAGTGAGCAGCGGCGTTGCCGGTCTCCGGATCCTGGACGGACGAAACGTACTGGACGCTGCAAAATGGCGTGCTGCCGGCTGGCAGTACCGAGGACTCGGAAGGCCCTAG
- a CDS encoding DUF4012 domain-containing protein: MTENEPSETIPDEPELRRGTGKPPLGHRRRRLLTVGICFAACLVVAGAVTLWLSTKASIIKAELEASAQLVPRLKANMLQNRPSEASSAVDQLRRHTAAARDAASDPLWTLASAIPWLGANFSATAEIARSADDVANLGVAPLVSVYDSVNWDKLMPSSSGTDLDPIRKAAPAIASAAHAVRISGERLNGIDANSLLPQIAGPLTQAKQQLSSVVDELATASDAASLAPAMLGSDKPRHYLLLVQNNAEARATGGIPGALVVLTTDKGKISLSAESSASELGVFDPPVSVDPEQERIYSDRIGIFMQDVNFTPDFPTSAAIALKMWEQKKGEQLDGAISIDPVALGYILDATGPVSLQDPQMLVLTKGKLPTQLSGNNVVKTLLSDVYAQIKDPKAQDAYFAMVAKEIFGALSSGKGEAKSLLAGVGKGVDEHRVLLWSADTTEQAVLGKYTLSGSISGPSVPASQFGAYFNDGTGAKMDYYVKRTVQLIQQCTGTDGYGTVKVRITSTNTAPADAATSLPAYVTGGGIFGIPPGTAQSNVIAYGPAQAHVETATQDGNQVPFGAQLHDDRPVGTLSVRLAPGQSSTVEFTFGKIVQHSQPEVVVTPTVQSLDQVVLPTQSASCEATG, translated from the coding sequence GTGACCGAAAACGAACCATCCGAAACCATCCCGGACGAACCTGAGCTACGTCGGGGCACGGGGAAACCGCCGCTAGGCCATCGCCGTCGTCGCCTTTTGACAGTAGGAATTTGCTTTGCAGCCTGCCTGGTGGTTGCCGGGGCCGTCACTTTGTGGCTCAGCACGAAGGCCTCCATCATCAAGGCAGAGCTTGAGGCGTCCGCCCAACTCGTGCCCAGACTCAAGGCGAACATGCTTCAAAACCGGCCCTCCGAAGCATCGTCGGCAGTTGATCAGTTGCGGCGGCATACTGCAGCCGCACGCGACGCCGCCTCTGATCCGCTCTGGACGTTGGCCTCGGCGATCCCGTGGCTCGGCGCGAACTTCTCTGCCACTGCCGAAATAGCCCGCTCAGCTGACGACGTCGCAAATTTGGGGGTCGCCCCCTTGGTTAGCGTCTACGACTCTGTGAACTGGGACAAACTTATGCCAAGCAGCAGCGGCACAGACCTTGACCCGATCCGCAAAGCAGCGCCAGCGATAGCATCAGCTGCGCACGCTGTCCGCATTTCGGGCGAGCGGCTGAACGGGATCGACGCCAACAGCTTGCTCCCCCAAATCGCCGGACCCCTGACACAGGCCAAGCAGCAATTGAGCTCCGTAGTAGATGAGCTGGCCACGGCGTCCGATGCTGCAAGCTTGGCCCCAGCCATGTTGGGCTCCGACAAGCCGCGACACTACCTGCTGCTTGTCCAGAACAATGCGGAGGCGCGGGCCACCGGCGGCATCCCCGGAGCTCTGGTGGTACTCACAACGGACAAAGGCAAAATCAGCCTTTCCGCGGAGAGCAGCGCGAGCGAGCTGGGAGTGTTCGATCCCCCGGTATCCGTGGATCCCGAGCAGGAGCGCATCTATTCCGACCGAATTGGGATATTTATGCAGGACGTCAACTTCACTCCCGACTTCCCCACGTCTGCGGCCATAGCGCTAAAAATGTGGGAGCAAAAAAAGGGAGAGCAGCTTGACGGTGCGATTTCGATCGACCCGGTAGCGCTCGGCTACATACTTGACGCCACAGGACCCGTCAGCCTCCAGGATCCGCAAATGCTTGTGCTTACTAAGGGCAAGCTGCCAACCCAGCTCTCGGGCAATAACGTGGTGAAAACGCTGCTGTCCGACGTCTACGCTCAGATCAAGGATCCGAAAGCCCAGGACGCTTACTTTGCAATGGTGGCCAAGGAAATCTTCGGTGCCCTATCTTCGGGCAAAGGCGAGGCGAAGAGCCTGCTTGCCGGAGTTGGGAAAGGGGTAGACGAGCACAGGGTCCTGCTCTGGTCAGCAGACACGACAGAACAAGCCGTTCTCGGGAAGTACACCCTCAGCGGCTCCATTTCCGGCCCTAGCGTGCCGGCGTCCCAATTCGGCGCTTACTTCAATGACGGCACAGGCGCCAAAATGGATTACTACGTGAAACGTACCGTCCAGCTCATCCAGCAATGCACGGGTACCGATGGTTATGGGACGGTCAAAGTGCGGATCACCAGCACCAATACTGCGCCCGCTGATGCGGCGACGTCATTGCCTGCGTACGTAACCGGAGGTGGGATTTTTGGTATTCCGCCCGGTACGGCCCAAAGCAACGTGATTGCCTACGGCCCTGCCCAAGCCCACGTTGAAACCGCGACGCAAGATGGGAATCAAGTCCCGTTCGGTGCGCAACTCCACGACGACCGGCCTGTGGGCACTCTCTCCGTCCGGCTTGCCCCAGGACAGAGCAGCACTGTGGAATTCACTTTCGGGAAAATCGTCCAGCATAGCCAGCCTGAAGTGGTGGTAACACCAACTGTCCAATCCCTGGACCAGGTGGTACTCCCGACTCAATCGGCAAGCTGTGAAGCCACAGGATAG
- a CDS encoding LPXTG cell wall anchor domain-containing protein yields MKKSFAALALAGTIALAASAPAMAVDYPAPVPGTVSSATVTVGGTVVFSGGGFTPGETIVITITFTAAPQGAAAPGTSNGIAMAVPGGLHLAPTTLTATANASGAFSTDVALTAAGTYQLTAEGATSHHTVTSTVVAAGVSGAGLANTGGTGLANTGGTGLANTGVDSSLILWGLVGAGALAAGTVSVVVARRRAKNETAATA; encoded by the coding sequence TTGAAGAAGTCATTTGCAGCGCTCGCGCTTGCGGGCACCATCGCACTCGCCGCTTCGGCTCCGGCAATGGCCGTTGATTACCCGGCACCGGTACCGGGCACCGTTTCCAGCGCAACCGTAACTGTAGGCGGAACCGTCGTATTCTCCGGCGGAGGCTTTACGCCCGGCGAAACCATCGTCATCACAATTACCTTCACTGCTGCACCTCAGGGCGCTGCAGCACCCGGCACGAGCAATGGCATCGCCATGGCCGTACCGGGAGGCCTTCACTTGGCACCCACCACGCTGACCGCTACTGCCAACGCCTCCGGCGCTTTCTCCACCGACGTCGCGCTGACCGCGGCAGGTACCTACCAGCTGACCGCAGAGGGCGCAACGTCCCACCACACCGTCACGTCAACTGTTGTGGCCGCTGGAGTCAGCGGCGCGGGGCTTGCAAACACCGGTGGGACCGGACTGGCCAACACCGGTGGTACTGGCTTGGCTAACACCGGCGTGGACTCCAGCCTGATCCTTTGGGGCTTGGTGGGCGCTGGCGCGCTCGCAGCCGGCACCGTCTCTGTGGTGGTGGCCCGCCGCCGCGCAAAGAACGAAACCGCAGCAACAGCCTAA
- a CDS encoding arsenate reductase/protein-tyrosine-phosphatase family protein — MESPHPVRILTVCTGNICRSPVAERLLQAGLDQVLPGGFEVRSAGTRAMVGSPIQPLSADIIRTYGGTPENFAARQLTSKILREADLVLTMASHHRGEVLQLDASLLKRTFTIREFARMVTALEERGDAPPSGSDYTQLWRELPARASSVRHLVLAANSSDNDVADPYKQGAEAYLRMEDELAPAILRILRYARLSMQPS; from the coding sequence TTGGAATCGCCCCACCCCGTTCGGATACTGACCGTTTGCACCGGCAACATCTGCCGCTCCCCCGTAGCCGAACGTTTGCTCCAGGCAGGCCTGGACCAGGTTCTCCCCGGCGGCTTCGAAGTCCGCAGTGCCGGCACCCGCGCCATGGTGGGCAGCCCCATTCAACCGCTATCTGCTGACATCATCCGCACGTACGGCGGAACACCCGAAAACTTTGCCGCGCGCCAGCTCACCTCAAAGATCCTGAGGGAAGCGGACCTGGTGCTCACCATGGCGTCCCACCATCGCGGGGAAGTTCTCCAGCTGGATGCCTCCCTGCTCAAACGGACGTTCACCATCCGCGAGTTCGCGCGGATGGTGACGGCCCTTGAGGAACGAGGCGACGCGCCGCCGTCGGGCTCTGACTACACCCAACTATGGCGAGAACTGCCGGCGCGGGCATCGTCTGTGCGCCACCTCGTCCTGGCGGCAAATTCTTCGGACAACGACGTCGCGGACCCCTACAAACAGGGCGCCGAGGCGTACCTGCGGATGGAAGACGAGCTGGCTCCGGCCATCCTCAGGATCCTTCGCTACGCGCGGCTAAGCATGCAGCCGTCCTAA
- the galU gene encoding UTP--glucose-1-phosphate uridylyltransferase GalU: MSMGRSVRKAVIPAAGLGTRFLPATKAMPKEMLPVVDEPAIQYVVEEAVRAGLSDLLMITGRNKRSLEDHFDRAPDLERTLELKGDEARLDAVQHASGLGPIHYVRQGEPKGLGHAVLCAKQHVGDEPFAVLLGDDLIDERDQLLSTMIDVQAKTGGSVIALIEVEPSQISAYGCADITPIVGEDYVRVNSLVEKPSVEEAPSNLAVIGRYVLHPAVFDVLEETGPGRGGEIQLTDALQTLAKGGGEGAGVYGVVFRGRRYDTGDKLSYLKAVITLASERAEFGEDLKTWMKEFLG; the protein is encoded by the coding sequence ATGTCTATGGGGAGATCAGTTCGTAAAGCAGTTATTCCGGCCGCCGGATTGGGCACGCGCTTCTTGCCTGCCACCAAGGCGATGCCGAAGGAAATGTTGCCGGTGGTAGATGAGCCGGCCATTCAGTACGTGGTTGAGGAGGCTGTGAGGGCAGGGCTTAGCGACTTGCTGATGATCACGGGCCGCAACAAGCGCTCGCTGGAAGACCATTTCGACCGTGCACCTGATCTCGAACGTACTTTGGAGCTGAAAGGCGACGAAGCCCGCTTGGACGCCGTGCAGCATGCCTCCGGGCTTGGGCCTATTCACTATGTGCGGCAGGGCGAACCGAAGGGCTTGGGTCATGCCGTGCTGTGCGCCAAGCAGCACGTAGGTGATGAACCGTTTGCCGTGCTTTTGGGGGACGACCTGATTGACGAGCGGGATCAGCTTCTGTCAACCATGATCGACGTTCAAGCGAAGACCGGCGGCTCGGTGATTGCCCTCATCGAAGTGGAGCCGTCGCAGATCAGCGCGTACGGCTGCGCCGATATCACGCCCATCGTGGGGGAGGATTACGTCCGCGTCAACAGCCTTGTGGAGAAGCCTTCCGTTGAAGAAGCGCCATCAAACTTGGCCGTCATCGGACGCTATGTCCTGCACCCGGCTGTGTTCGATGTCCTCGAAGAGACCGGGCCCGGGCGCGGCGGCGAGATCCAACTGACCGACGCTCTCCAGACCCTCGCCAAGGGCGGAGGCGAAGGCGCGGGCGTTTACGGGGTCGTCTTCCGCGGGCGTCGCTACGATACCGGGGACAAACTCAGCTACTTGAAGGCCGTCATCACGCTGGCCTCCGAGCGGGCCGAATTCGGTGAAGATCTCAAAACCTGGATGAAGGAATTCCTGGGTTAG
- a CDS encoding MauE/DoxX family redox-associated membrane protein, with protein MTVLRIALTGYLAATLLFPAIQKFRARGRLSSYYAELFNMNEPRARIGIVALCAAEAVLAVLLVLHVQPMITGGAVIALFLGFIVFRLRLLRRFNGTIACGCNAETGATTRSESRGGVAGVSLLAVLAFAWTLVAI; from the coding sequence ATGACCGTCCTGCGGATCGCGCTAACGGGATATTTGGCAGCGACGCTGCTGTTCCCCGCCATCCAAAAGTTCCGCGCCCGTGGGAGGCTCTCGTCCTACTATGCGGAGCTATTCAACATGAATGAGCCTCGGGCTCGCATCGGGATCGTTGCTCTTTGTGCTGCCGAGGCCGTCCTCGCCGTCCTACTGGTGCTTCACGTACAGCCCATGATCACAGGTGGTGCAGTGATCGCTCTCTTCCTTGGATTCATCGTCTTCCGGCTCCGACTGCTACGACGATTCAACGGCACCATAGCCTGTGGATGCAACGCTGAAACCGGAGCGACCACGCGGTCGGAAAGCCGCGGAGGTGTAGCAGGAGTAAGCCTGTTGGCGGTTTTAGCCTTCGCCTGGACCCTTGTAGCCATTTAG